Proteins encoded within one genomic window of Mycolicibacterium aubagnense:
- a CDS encoding NADPH:quinone oxidoreductase family protein, whose protein sequence is MKAVVCPGYGPPEVVRVDDVPAPALDTGQVRIRVNVAAVNFPDVLFIANQYQVSVPTPFVPGSEFAGIIIEVANAAGDFAVGDRVSGAALHGAFAEEVVAPAAGLTRIPDGVDDRTAAAYGVAHGTAYHALRSAAQVDAGQDLVVLGAGGGVGLAAVQLGVLLGATVTAVASSDEKLSAAASYGAVHLVKHGTSDLRGALRQAVPDGAHAVIDPVGGAVAEPALRSLRPGGRFVTVGFASGVIPRIPLNLVLVKGVHIIGFQLRDIPPGEFHRNRTELTELLTAGQVVPHVGAVFPLDDAARALRLVADGKAIGKVLIEVTS, encoded by the coding sequence GTGAAAGCCGTCGTCTGCCCCGGTTACGGGCCGCCAGAGGTGGTCCGCGTCGATGACGTCCCGGCGCCCGCCTTGGACACGGGGCAGGTGCGGATCCGCGTCAACGTTGCCGCGGTGAACTTTCCCGACGTGCTGTTCATCGCGAATCAGTACCAGGTGAGTGTGCCCACCCCGTTCGTGCCGGGTAGCGAATTTGCCGGCATCATCATCGAAGTCGCCAACGCCGCAGGCGATTTCGCGGTCGGCGACCGGGTATCCGGTGCCGCACTGCATGGCGCCTTCGCCGAGGAGGTGGTGGCGCCCGCCGCCGGACTGACCCGCATCCCCGACGGCGTCGACGACCGGACCGCCGCCGCATACGGCGTCGCCCACGGCACCGCCTACCACGCACTGCGGTCCGCGGCGCAAGTCGACGCCGGGCAGGACCTCGTGGTGCTGGGCGCCGGGGGCGGTGTCGGGTTGGCTGCCGTGCAACTGGGGGTCCTGCTCGGCGCGACGGTCACGGCGGTGGCGTCATCGGATGAAAAGCTCTCGGCGGCAGCGTCATACGGCGCCGTCCACCTGGTGAAGCACGGCACTTCGGACCTGCGCGGCGCCTTGCGTCAGGCCGTCCCCGACGGCGCGCACGCGGTCATCGACCCGGTCGGGGGCGCTGTCGCCGAACCAGCGCTGCGATCATTGCGGCCCGGTGGCCGCTTCGTCACCGTCGGCTTCGCGTCGGGTGTCATCCCCCGCATCCCACTGAATCTCGTGCTCGTCAAGGGCGTGCACATCATCGGCTTCCAGCTCCGCGACATCCCGCCCGGCGAATTCCATCGCAACCGAACGGAACTCACCGAACTACTGACCGCTGGGCAGGTCGTGCCCCACGTCGGCGCCGTCTTCCCGCTCGACGACGCCGCGCGGGCCCTGCGCCTGGTTGCCGACGGCAAGGCCATCGGCAAGGTCCTCATCGAGGTCACCAGCTAG
- a CDS encoding TetR/AcrR family transcriptional regulator, translated as MTEPRPYAALFAKGDDRKARILEVAQRLLARNGWRSTSLAQIAREAGVTPAGLLHHFESKEQLLHAVLDARDADDDAHADRSGDLIEELMHVPERFERSPELVGTFAVLLVENILPDAPLHDRMHLRYRAALKILSDGIREAQEAGRYRSDMDPAVKAVQILAFVNGMETLWLLDPSMPVTDVFKDYVESLRRELAPTVP; from the coding sequence GTGACGGAGCCTCGTCCCTACGCCGCGCTCTTCGCCAAGGGTGACGACCGCAAGGCGCGGATCCTCGAGGTTGCGCAACGTCTGCTGGCCCGAAATGGTTGGCGCAGTACGTCATTGGCTCAGATCGCCCGCGAGGCGGGGGTGACGCCTGCCGGCCTGCTGCACCACTTCGAATCCAAGGAGCAGCTGCTGCATGCAGTGCTCGACGCCCGCGACGCCGACGACGACGCTCATGCCGACCGCAGTGGCGACCTGATCGAAGAACTGATGCACGTACCGGAGCGGTTCGAACGGTCGCCGGAACTCGTCGGCACGTTCGCTGTGCTGTTGGTCGAGAACATCCTGCCCGACGCCCCGTTGCATGACCGCATGCACCTGCGCTACCGGGCCGCGCTCAAAATCCTCAGCGACGGCATCCGGGAAGCCCAAGAGGCGGGCCGCTATCGCAGCGACATGGACCCCGCCGTCAAGGCGGTACAGATTTTGGCCTTTGTCAACGGAATGGAGACATTATGGTTACTCGATCCTTCGATGCCGGTGACCGACGTGTTCAAGGACTACGTGGAGTCGTTGCGCCGGGAGCTCGCTCCGACGGTCCCCTGA